From Struthio camelus isolate bStrCam1 chromosome 7, bStrCam1.hap1, whole genome shotgun sequence, a single genomic window includes:
- the SLF2 gene encoding SMC5-SMC6 complex localization factor protein 2: MTRPVGAGSPSPCPPVTTSRRHFRPAAAGRETARDCRNQSITEFFKPVVKQDLGRRDRPMLYSSDRGNVKDGGIGLSALCAERFEKKVSSPKQIRRKKMPVQTPNISPGLDAFRRGVKGKKDSVNLLENSRACRALSSVYPQVVIQKLLVTAGSPSCLLAKKDKTVKQEQGRNEKCPGVTRTPLSCGNSWEQKTDCMDLEEASSDSDKWVSSSEADTRKTCARNNGNVSNTSLCQNPGRSVKLPCAPSDSQFRRSLEALCRERKQKKHRMKQSKPHPVKPFSGASLSHQGNGCPLRKRSHSASWETASDDPSQSKHISKPEASSPNLLRLSSEKATVMRKSQSFPSLCLSSKMSSGPSKRKDFSGKRKRTAVSSDANSSNPSVITSLNDPRFSRSSEQCGNRKSDFVKKSLFKSPCNGIVQLMDAAALPRHDSVLSEEYLDSSRENEKNNSSSMGLSSSYSAHSPNKNNHVSVVDAKENQLQVTHSHFFLEKSLPLSQEKRTVLPSLHQTNTVFTKDVKSHLQNAGLSQVLDAMKQQDGKRLERPALDEADSTELSKSLPKTKGKALENTFSFHSVEGPGKLALSKETSKTTPHSLPFKEGCVESGQMSSQLSGEVKVEITCIETSKLNSNSKSSIDSEDESLECDLDDDDDEEIFLPLQEILSSSPQPQVGTVEGDCLENLSQDTMNPSLKLPFSKPPVVSQVSYVNSLEHLLKEKEESKRVDELEKQLQEDIQGAETNSSDGEDEDANADWEISEEHRAFIQRFSITAHAIPDYHPGEDIFDLATSGKIFKQHNLDLRNFYFVPQNPIEKLLLSSGATQQLSLAIHGFLSSAYSCILCPIPILKWLFQMMSVHPDYCVSTQILDKLIEITLKNASISDEQSKPWIPSLADVSAVFVNMGVAFRSLFPLQHLQPNFNECDILSHMQETVSKKQLRGDLITAGPAFSTLPETNLINVIKFLGFCTTVYQGGYTDQEILLLLLSLFKISLEKQLKQIPLIDFQCLFIKLLKSIKDWDTKMPELCLAMSELSSQHHNLLWLVQLVPSWIIRGRQVRRRLSLVIISKFLNKKHIRIPDTSDEQMSLLRQYLVHMKPSSLLKRTREGLEQQNDVSGERLHTELEQQTYYLIYILLHLVSEASFFDVVNSNQRQHLLKLCGALDKHIKCDIREDARLFYRTKVKDLVARIYGKWQDMIQNTRPTQGKLHDFWEPDL; encoded by the exons acCTTGGCCGTAGAGACCGGCCTATGTTGTATTCCTCAGACAGAGGAAATGTAAAAGATGGAGGAATCGGACTGTCAGCTTTATGTGCTGAACGATTTGAAAAGAAAGTATCCTCTCCGAagcaaattagaagaaaaaagatgccaGTCCAAACACCGAACATAAGTCCTGGGCTAGATGCCTTTCGAAGAGGAGTTAAGGGAAAAAAGGACAGCGTAAACCTGTTGGAGAACAGCAGAGCGTGCAGGGCATTGAGTTCAGTATATCCACAAGTTGTGATTCAAAAACTCCTCGTAACTGCGGGATCTCCAAGCTGTTTGTTGGCCAAAAAGGATAAAACTGTCAAGCAAGAacagggaagaaatgaaaagtgCCCGGGTGTAACAAGAACACCATTGTCTTGTGGAAATAGTTGGGAACAGAAGACTGACTGTATGGATCTGGAAGAGGCCAGTTCAGACTCTGACAAATGGGTTTCATCATCAGAAGCTGATACTCGAAAAACTTGTGCTAGAAATAATGGCAATGTGAGCAACACATCTCTGTGTCAAAACCCGGGGCGTTCTGTGAAATTGCCTTGTGCTCCAAGTGACTCTCAATTTAGGCGCTCGCTAGAAGccctctgcagagaaagaaagcagaaaaaacataGAATGAAACAATCTAAGCCACATCCAGTAAAACCATTCTCAGGAGCGAGTTTATCACATCAG GGAAATGGATGTCCCCTGAGAAAAAGATCACATTCTGCTTCATGGGAGACTGCCTCAG ATGACCCATCTCAGTCAAAGCATATTTCAAAACCTGAGGCATCTTCTCCAAATCTACTGAGACTGTCATCTGAAAAAGCCACCGTTATGCGGAAAAGCCAGTCTTTTCCATCACTCTGCCTTAGTTCGAAGATGTCTTCTGGGCCATCAAAACGAAAAGACTTTTCTGGAAAAAGGAAACGCACTGCCGTGAGTTCGGATGCAAACAGTTCAAATCCATCTGTGATAACAAGTTTGAATGACCCTCGTTTTAGTAGATCGTCTGAACAATGCGGAAATAGGAAGTCTGACTTTGTAAAAAAGAGCCTCTTCAAGTCTCCATGTAATGGTATTGTGCAGCTAATGGATGCTGCTGCTCTACCAAGACATGACTCTGTCCTTTCAGAGGAATATCTTGACTCAAGccgtgaaaatgagaaaaataattcctCCTCGATGGGTTTGTCATCTTCGTATTCTGCACACAGTCCTAATAAAAATAACCACGTTTCTGTTGTGGATGCCAAAGAGAATCAATTGCAGGTGACCCACTCacattttttcttggaaaagtcccttcctctttctcaggaAAAACGTACTGTGTTGCCTTCTCTCCACCAAACAAACACTGTATTCACAAAAGACGTGAAATCTCATCTTCAGAATGCTGGTTTGTCTCAGGTGTTGGATGCTATGAAGCAGCAAGATGGAAAAAGACTAGAAAGACCTGCACTTGATGAAGCTGATAGTACTGAACTCAGCAAGAGTTtaccaaaaacaaaaggaaaagcgtTAGAAAATACTTTCAGTTTTCATTCAGTGGAAGGTCCTGGGAAACTTGCACTCTCAAAAGAGACTAGTAAAACTACTCCTCATTCATTACCTTTTAAAGAAGGGTGTGTAGAAAGTGGCCAGATGTCTTCACAGCTCTCAGGAGAGGTGAAAGTTGAAATTACCTGTATAGAGACATCTAAGTTGAATAGCAATTCAAAGAGCAGCATTGATAGTGAAGATGAGAGTTTGGAATGCGATCTTGATGACGACGACGACGAAGAAATATTCTTGCCGCTACAGGAAATTCTGTCTTCAAGTCCCCAACCACAGGTGGGAACCGTGGAAGGAGATTGTCTTGAGAATCTTTCGCAGGACACCATGAATCCATCACTGAAGCTTCCT TTTTCTAAGCCTCCTGTCGTTAGCCAGGTGTCATATGTGAACAGCTTAGAGCATCTcttgaaggagaaagaagaatctAAAAG GGTAGATGAACTAGAAAAGCAGTTACAGGAGGACATACAGGGAGCAGAAACGAATTCTTCAGATGGAGAGGATGAGGATGCCAATGCAGACTGGGAGATCTCAGAAGAACACAG GGCATTTATACAGAGATTTTCAATAACAGCTCATGCCATACCTGACTATCACCCTGGAGAAGATATATTTGACTTAGCAACGTCTGGAAAAATCTTCAAGCAGCATAACCTTGACTTGAGGAATTTTTATTTCGTACCACAAAACCCTATAGAAAAACTCCTCCTTAG TTCTGGTGCAACACAGCAGCTTTCTTTGGCTATTCATGGTTTTCTAAGTTCTGCTTACAGTTGTATCTTGTGTCCCATACCAATTCTAAAGTGGCTTTTCCAG ATGATGTCTGTTCATCCTGACTATTGTGTTTCCACCCAGATACTAGACAAATTGATAGAAATAACACTAAAAAATG CTTCCATCAGTGATGAACAGTCTAAACCATGGATTCCTTCACTAGCTGATGTGTCAGCTGTTTTTGTCAATATGGGTGTTGCGTTTAGATCTCTCTTTCCATTGCAGCATCTTCAGCCCAACTTTAACGAGTGTGATATTTT AAGTCACATGCAAGAAACAGTGAGTAAAAAACAGCTAAGAGGAGATCTCATCACTGCTGGTCCAGCCTTCTCCACTCTACCAGAAACCAATCTAATTAATGTGATCAAG tttctaGGCTTTTGTACAACAGTATATCAAGGTGGATATACTGATCAAGaaatactgctgctgcttctatcACTGTTTAAAATAAGCTTGGAGAAACAACTAAAGCAAATTCCTTTGATAGATTTTCAGTGCCTTTTCATAAAGCTTCTGAAAAGTATAAAAGACTGGGATACAAAG atgcctgagctctgcctggcaATGAGTGAACTCTCTAGTCAGCACCATAATCTCCTGTGGCTGGTTCAGCTGGTCCCTAGCTGGATAATACGTGGAAG GCAAGTAAGAAGACGACTTAGCCTAGTGATAATTTCAAAGTTTCTTAATAAAAAGCATATAAGAATACCCGATACCAGTGATGAGCAG ATGTCTCTTCTGCGTCAGTATCTGGTGCACATGAAACCTTCTAGTCTACTAAAGAGGACGAGAGAAGGATTAGAGCAGCAGAATGATGTCAGTGGAGAGCGCCTTCATACAGAGCTAGAACAGCAG ACGTACTACCTAATCTACATCCTCCTTCATCTAGTCAGTGAAGCTAGTTTCTTTGACGTTGTAAATTCTAATCAAAGG caACACTTACTGAAGCTTTGTGGTGCCTTAGATAAGCACATAAAATGTGATATTAGGGAAGATGCGAGGCTATTTTATCGAACTAAG GTAAAAGACTTGGTTGCTAGGATATATGGCAAATGGCAGGATATGATACAAAACACTCGGCCTACTCAG GGAAAACTGCATGATTTCTGGGAGCCAGATTTGTGA